A region from the Penaeus monodon isolate SGIC_2016 chromosome 17, NSTDA_Pmon_1, whole genome shotgun sequence genome encodes:
- the LOC119583597 gene encoding uncharacterized protein LOC119583597 isoform X4, whose protein sequence is MAKSLLLLSLALGVVCADVGYNLPAPPAPGYSYGAPDLRADASTLDQQEQDPIAALAANIPGGGVPGEDYPILASVPDTGFSCEEQQFPGYYADTAPEAGCQVFYICQFDGRQDAFLCPNGTIFNQQYFVCDWWFNVDCAASEQFRSLNADIGKIPEDAAASVRNDVVAPNQLYGTPEARQAPPPTPSQSYGSPNRF, encoded by the exons ATGGCCAAGTCGCTGCTGCTTCTATCGCTTG CCCTTGGAGTTGTCTGCGCGGATGTAGGATACAACCTGCCCGCTCCTCCCGCCCCAGGATACTCATACGGCGCCCCCGATCTCAGGGCCGACGCCTCCACTCTCGACCAGCAGGAACAAGACCCCATCGCCGCCCTGGCCGCCAACATCCCCGGCGGAGGCGTCCCTGGCGAGGACTACCCCATCCTGGCCTCCGTCCCCGACACCGGCTTCTCCTGCGAGGAACAACAGTTCCCAGGCTACTATGCTGACACCGCCCCCGAGGCCGGCTGCCAAGTGTTCTACATCTGCCAGTTCGACGGCCGCCAGGACGCCTTCCTGTGCCCCAACGGCAccatcttcaaccagcagtacTTCGTGTGCGactggtggttcaacgtggactgCGCCGCGTCCGAACAGTTCCGAAGTCTCAACGCTGACATCGGCAAGATCCCCGAAGACGCCGCTGCCTCCGTCCGCAACGACGTCGTGGCACCCAACCAGCTGTATGGCACTCCCGAGGCACGCCAg
- the LOC119583597 gene encoding uncharacterized protein LOC119583597 isoform X3 codes for MAKSLLLLSLALGVVCADVGYNLPAPPAPGYSYGAPDLRADASTLDQQEQDPIAALAANIPGGGVPGEDYPILASVPDTGFSCEEQQFPGYYADTAPEAGCQVFYICQFDGRQDAFLCPNGTIFNQQYFVCDWWFNVDCAASEQFRSLNADIGKIPEDAAASVRNDVVAPNQLYGTPEARQAPPPTPSQSYGSPNRF; via the exons ATGGCCAAGTCGCTGCTGCTTCTATCGCTTG CCCTTGGAGTTGTCTGCGCGGATGTAGGATACAACCTGCCCGCTCCTCCCGCCCCAGGATACTCATACGGCGCCCCCGATCTCAGGGCCGACGCCTCCACTCTCGACCAGCAGGAACAAGACCCCATCGCCGCCCTGGCCGCCAACATCCCCGGCGGAGGCGTCCCTGGCGAGGACTACCCCATCCTGGCCTCCGTCCCCGACACCGGCTTCTCCTGCGAGGAACAACAGTTCCCAGGCTACTATGCTGACACCGCCCCCGAGGCCGGCTGCCAAGTGTTCTACATCTGCCAGTTCGACGGCCGCCAGGACGCCTTCCTGTGCCCCAACGGCAccatcttcaaccagcagtacTTCGTGTGCGactggtggttcaacgtggactgCGCCGCGTCCGAACAGTTCCGAAGTCTCAACGCTGACATCGGCAAGATCCCCGAAGACGCCGCTGCCTCCGTCCGCAACGACGTCGTGGCACCCAACCAGCTGTATGGCACTCCCGAG
- the LOC119583597 gene encoding uncharacterized protein LOC119583597 isoform X2, with amino-acid sequence MAKSLLLLSLALGVVCADVGYNLPAPPAPGYSYGAPDLRADASTLDQQEQDPIAALAANIPGGGVPGEDYPILASVPDTGFSCEEQQFPGYYADTAPEAGCQVFYICQFDGRQDAFLCPNGTIFNQQYFVCDWWFNVDCAASEQFRSLNADIGKIPEDAAASVRNDVVAPNQLYGTPEARQAPPPPPTPSQSYGRPNRF; translated from the exons ATGGCCAAGTCGCTGCTGCTTCTATCGCTTG CCCTTGGAGTTGTCTGCGCGGATGTAGGATACAACCTGCCCGCTCCTCCCGCCCCAGGATACTCATACGGCGCCCCCGATCTCAGGGCCGACGCCTCCACTCTCGACCAGCAGGAACAAGACCCCATCGCCGCCCTGGCCGCCAACATCCCCGGCGGAGGCGTCCCTGGCGAGGACTACCCCATCCTGGCCTCCGTCCCCGACACCGGCTTCTCCTGCGAGGAACAACAGTTCCCAGGCTACTATGCTGACACCGCCCCCGAGGCCGGCTGCCAAGTGTTCTACATCTGCCAGTTCGACGGCCGCCAGGACGCCTTCCTGTGCCCCAACGGCAccatcttcaaccagcagtacTTCGTGTGCGactggtggttcaacgtggactgCGCCGCGTCCGAACAGTTCCGAAGTCTCAACGCTGACATCGGCAAGATCCCCGAAGACGCCGCTGCCTCCGTCCGCAACGACGTCGTGGCACCCAACCAGCTGTATGGCACTCCCGAGGCACGCCAggcaccaccccccccaccaactccTTCACAGTCCTACGGCAGACCAAACAGGTTCTAA